The region TAATAAATAAGATTCTATTTAGAGGTGATTTGAGGACAAAAATTTGAAAGATTGAGCATGAATTTTAATGTGTCATTTGTGTCACATTTTAAGCAATTTACTTTCTTTTACTTAATTAACCATAGGATTTGTCTCTCAAAAATAATTTTTTTGTAGAAAATTATGTGAATATAGCTAAAATTTATTTTGTTCCCTAATGGTTTTGCTCGTGAGTAATAAGGAGAGAGCATGACGTTCGATTTTACAGGCAAATTGGTTCTGGTTACAGGCGGAAGCGCTGGCATTGGCGCTGAAATCTCCAAGGGTATTGTTGCTGGAGGTGGACATGTAATCGTTTGCTCTCGCCATGAGGACACTGGCCGTAAGTTTGTTGAAGAACTTGGCGAGGGTAACTATTTCTACCCAATGGACATTTCAGATGCAGAGGGTGTTAAGAAGACTGTTGCTCAGATTCTTGAGGAGCGCGGAGACGTTAACGTTCTTATCAACTGTGCTGGTCGCATCAGCTCCGTTCCTTTTGCTGAGGTAGATGACGAGGAGTGGAATAAGACCATCAACACCAATCTCACTGGTACTTACAACGTGACTCACGCTCTCTGGCAGCACTTCATTAAGCGTGGCGGCGCACGTATCGTCAATGTTTCTTCCGTTGCCGGCAAAATTGGTGGCGGCCTCCTTGGTACCGTTGCGTACGCATCTTCCAAGGCTGGCATGAATGGCTTTACCAAGGCTATTGCTAAAGAGGGTGGCAAGTACGGCATTTCTTGTAATGCTGTTTGCCCATCTTTTACCATTACAGATATGACCACTGCACTTTCCAATGATGAGGAGAAGTACAAGAAGGTTGTAGGTATTATTCCTCTTGGTCGTCCTGCTCAGGCATCTGAGCCTGCACAGATGGTACTGTTCTTTGCTTCTGATGCTGCTAGCTTTGTCAACGGTGAGGTTGGCGACTGCGACGGCGGCATTGTTATGGACTAGGTGATTGTTGATGGCTACAAAAGATCCAATTTCTATTCAGCACCCATTTAAGGCATTGGGTCGTATTCCAGGTGCAAATATCCTGATACCATTGCTGCTTGGTGTTTTCATGAACACATTTTTCCCAGAGGTATTTCCAACGCTTGGTAGCTTTACTGCAGCTATGACCGTCAAGGGTACTGCTGCTCTGGTTGGTGCTTTCATGCTGTGTGTTGGTGCAACCATTTCGTTCAAAAGCGCTCCAAAGGCTGCACTTCGTGGTGCAATCATCATCACCTCTAAGGTTGTGTTCTGCGTTGCTCTGGGTCTTGCTGTTTTGTTCTTCCTGAACGACAACCTGCTTGGTCTTTCATCTATGGTTATCCTTGCTGCTTGCTCTGGTGCAAACAACTCTATGTATGCAGGTCTGATGGCTGATTACGGTAACGAGTACGAGCAGGGCGCAGTTGCAATTACCACACTGGTTGTTGGTCCTCCAGTTACTATGCTTGCTCTTGGCGCAACTGGCCAGTCTCCAATTAACTGGTCTTTGCTTGGTGCAGTTCTTCCAATTATCTTAGGTATTTTGCTTGGCAACTTCTTCCCATCTATGAAGAAGATGCTGACTAACGCTCTGCCAGCAATTATTGTTATGACCTTCTTTGCAATGGGTACTACCATGAAATTTGATTCTCTAATCATGGCTGGTCCTGCAGGTATTCTGCTTGGCGTTATATGCTCTGTCTGCGGTGGCTTTATTAACTACTTTGTTGATCGTGCAACTGGCGGATCTGGTATTGCTGGTGTTGCAATTTCTTCCTGCGCAGGGGCAAACGCACTTACACCTGCTGCTATGGCAGAGGCTAATCCAGCTCTGTACGGTGGAGCTGCTCTTGCTACCGCAAATGCACAGGTCGCAGCTGCAGTTATCGTAACTGCAATCTTGACTCCTTTGATTACTGGTTATGTCGCTGAGCATTTTGCTAAAAAGGACAACACCTCAGAGGAAGTTGTTGAAGCTGCTTAACAAGTTTCACAAATCTAAGCGTAAAATCCCAACACCTAAAGGTGCTGGGATTTTTTGTTGCTTGAATAGTTAATTTTGTAACTCAAAAGCTTGTTATTAGTTTTTATTACAAGTAATAACTACTTAATCAGAATATTTCCTTCATAGCGGTCATGAACATCCTGAGGTGTAACGCCCATGTGTTTCTTGTACAGTCTGCTGAAGTAGAACGGATCGTTGTAACCAACTGCCTCGGAAGTCTCTCGTACAGAAAGACCAGACTGAAGTAGCTGTTTAGCATGATCAAGACGCTTTGCAATGATGAACGTCATTGGGCGAACGCCAAATGTTTGGACAAAATTGTTAGAGAAGCGCTGAGTACTCATTCCGCAGCGTTTGGCTAAGTCGGGAATGGTAATTGGATTTGCAAAGTGGAGTTCGATATATGTGCGAGCGTCGGCCATACTCTCCTGGACTTTTTGGCTGTTGGTAAGCAGAAACATTGATTTGATAAGCTCGGTGCCATTGACAATCTGCGCAACACGATTGTCCAGTGATGGGGTGGTATTAAGTTTTTCTAGGTCAAGTGTCTTATTAAGAATGCGATCAAACCCTTGAGGATCGAATGCATATGCATTGAAGATTGGACTAGTGACATCGTCCTGCACGCCGTCATAATAGATATTTACGTGGTCAAAAGAACGCCCGTAAAGTGTGCGATAAGAAACGGTCTGACCTGCGGGAGCGTGTACAACGGTGGTTCCTTCGCAGATAAACTCTTCGCCGCCAATAGTAATTTCAGCTGCTCCAAAAATAGGAATGATGAAAACAGAATGGGCAAGCGAAAAAGTAACTTGGGAGTCAGCAATCTTCTGCTGACGGTTTATTGAAAACACACTATACGTCTGCCGCGAATAGGTCTTTTTTAGTTCTTGCAGATTAGCCTGCATAGAATCTCCTCATTTCACAAGCGTCCTACCATACTGAATATAAAAAATGACATGGAGAGTATTTTAGTCAGCAGAGCAGCGATTGCAACCCAAAATAAAAGAAAAAATACCATTTCAGGGGTTAATTTTTGATTAACGAAAAAGACAATTGGCTACGTACTTTTTATGAAATGATTCAAAAAAGAGCAATTTATGTCTAAATTTTATCCATTCAGTTTAAAGATTTTATCTGTTGTCTATTTGCTTTAAACTGCCGATAAATAGTGTTTTTGATACCATAACTAACTATGCACAAAATGGGTACTACAGGTTTCTTTAGTTTGTTATGAATTCTGTTGGCTTTTGCAGAGATTTCTCGTAGAAAGTTTGTATATGGAGCAGCTTGCACACGTTTTTTCGCTTATTGTTCAACCCGCATATGACTTGACCGGTAGTTGGTGGGCGGCAATTTTCCTTTTTACCTTTGCGACTAAAATTATTCTGATGCCTTTGGCGCTTTGGACGCAGCAAAACTCTATTGTTATGGTACGTCTTATGCCCGAGACCTTCCGCTTGAAGACGCGTTACTTTGGCGATAAAGAGACAATCGAGGAGCGTTCAAATGAGCTCAACAAAAAGGCAGGCTATCACCCACTTCTAAGCCTTATTCCTCTTGCAATTCAGGTAGTCATTCTGTTTGGTCTGGTTGACGTCATTCATGGCATCACAGATTCCGGTGCTCCTGGCACTGAGTTTTTGGGTATGACCCCAATCATTGATGGTGGTATCACTTGGATTATGCCACTAGCAGCAGCTCTTTCTTCAGTAGCCTTAGGTCTTGCCTCCAACAAGCTGAATCCACTTCAGCGCGAGCAGTCCCGTGCTGAGAAGAACACCACAAATGGTCTTTCCATTGCAATGTCGCTTGTGTTAGCAGTTTACGTTGTTTGCGGCATGGCGTTCTACTGGGTTTGCTCAAATCTCCTTTCAATTCTTGTCCAAATCGTATGTAACATTATTATTGACCCTCGTAAACAGGTTGATTACGAGGATTTGAATGCTGCGCGTGATGAGTTTGAGGCAATGGACGCAGCAACCAAGTCCACTCACAAATGGTTCCAGCGCGATCCTCATGCCGCCCGCGAAAAAGAAGATTACAAGCGCTTCTTTGATACTATTGGCAAGCACTTAGTTTTCTACTCCGAATCAAGTGGCTTCTACAAATACTTTCAAGGCGCAATTGAGTGGCTGTTGGCAAATTCTGACATTTGTGTCCACTACGTTACCTCTGACCCTAATGATCAGGTCTTTGAGCTTGCAAAACAGCAGCCTCGTCTGATTCCGTACTACTTGGGTCAGCGTCGCCTTATCACGCTTTTTATGAAGCTTGACGCGGACGTTGTAGTTACTTCCCTCGGTGATCTGGAGAGCTCTTACATGAAGCGCTCCTACGTGCGTAAAGACGCTGAGTACATGTATATGTGCCACCACATGACTTCTATGACGGTCACCTCAACACGCAACGAGTACACCTACTACGATGACGTTCTGTGCGTTGGTCCTCATCAGCAACATGATCTTGAGCTGGTCGAGAAGTACTACGGTACGCCATCAAAGAGAAAGCCTGCCATTGGTTACGATCTTCTCGATAGATCAATCCAGAATTACCAGAAGCAGAATCTGGGCCAGCGTAAACCTGGCGAGAAACCCCTGTTGTTGATTGGTCCTTCGTGGCAGTACGACAACTTGATGGACAGCTGCCTTGACGGAATTCTTAAGCAGCTTATGGGTCGTGGCTGGCGCATTGTGGTTCGTCCGCACCCAGAATATTTGAAGCGTTATCCTGCCCGTATGGAAGAGATTCTTGCTCGCTATGCTGACGCGGATCCCGAGGAGCTTTCCTTTGAGACTGATTTCAGCTCCAACACTTCAGTTCTCTCAGCTGACCTGCTCTTTACTGACTGGTCAAGTGTTGCCGAGGAGTTCTCGTTTACTACGCTCAAGCCGTCGGTCTTCATTGACACTGCAATGAAGGAGAATAATCCCGATTGGAGCAAAATCCACTCGGATCCATGCGATATTACGTTGAGAAATCAGATTGGTCGTAGTTTTGATCCTAAGGATCTCTCGGGTCTTGGCGATGCAGTTGCACAGATGCTTGAAGAGACTGATAGCTGGTCGCATAAGATTGAAGAAATTCGCAACAACATGATCTTCAACCTTGGTCACGGCGGAGAAGCTGCAGGTAAATTTATCCTCGAACGTGTTTTAGCACATCAAGAGGAGGCTGCTGAGCAGGGTGATGCCGCAGGTGCTAACACGACTTCCAAGAAGAGTGATGCTGTTGAGGCTGACGCTGCCGACAAGGGCAACGTTGCCGCCATCGACGAAGTCACAACAACAATTGATGAGGACGGTGTTTCTCGTGATTAAAGCCACAACCTCTACCAAGAGAAACTCCCACAGCTCAGCTGCTCAAAGGCGCGCAACATTCCTCCACGCTGTGTTCTACCTTGCAGTGTTGACCTTTGCGTGGTGGGCGCTTCTGCCTGCAACAGCTCAGGCGTACGTTGACCCATCCGTCATGACCTACACCATCCAGGCGCTGGCAGCCGTGGTGGTTGCGCTGTCGGCCGTACTTGGTGTGGCATTTAGGCGCTCGCGCAAGGTGCTCTTCCGTATGCTCAAGATTGACGAGAACGCAGACAAAATCGTCGAAGGCGCCGTTCACAAGGTGGATGCAAAGGGTGCACAGGCTGCAGACGCTCAGATGCGAGAAACCCTTGCAGCTGAAGCCATCCGCATCAAGGAGCGCAAAGAGGGCACGCTTAAACCTAAGGGGCGTATTGGCGTTGCGTTTACTGTCTCGTTCTTCACCGTCTTTACTATTCTGGTGGTAGCTCCTCTTGAGCTGGTAGCCAATAGCGCGCGTGACCTCTCGTTCAATCTTAATGATGTTGCAGGTCCTGTTATTATTGCCGGTCTTGTGCTTACGCTTATCTTGACGGTATTTCTTTCGCTGCTGCGCAAGCGCCTCTTTAACGTTGCAGTGGCCCTTGTGGGTGCGGTCGGTTTTGCTGCATATATCCAGGTAGTGTTTATGAATGGCGGAATGCCTCTTGCTGACGGTCACGAGGTCATCTGGTCAAACTTCACTAAAAAGATGGTTATCTCGGGCTTTGTCTGGTTGGTAATCATTGCTGGTAGTGCGGTTTTCTCGATCATTCGTGCCCGTCAATTCCGCACCGGTCTTTTGGTAACGTCCGTAGCGCTTGTCATTGTTCAGGCAGTAGGCGTTGCCAGCCTTTGGGGGCCATCTATTGCTGCATCAATTGACGCAAATCCAGAGAATTACCAGGTAGTTGCAACTCGTGAGGGTCTGCATAGTGTTTCTTCTAAGAAAAACGTCGTGGTGTTTGTTCTTGATACTACTGACACCGCTTTTGTCCAGAGGCTCTACGATGAGCAGCCAGAGACATTTGCCGGTTTAACTGGCTTTACGTGGTACAGAAATTCTGCGGGCTCTATGATTCCAACCCGATACGGCGTGCCTTCACTGCTCTTTGGTACACGTCCTCAGCCTGGCGAGAATTTCAACGAGTTTGTTTATAACTGGGCACAAAGTGATCAGTATTTGAGGGATATCCAGAATGCTGGATTTGAGGCCGGGTTGTACACTGACCAGCTCAATTACGACCGTTATAGAGGTACAGCTCAGAAGTACTCTGTGAACTATCATCCACCGGTTGGTAGGGGACTTGATAACCAGCTGGATGTTTTTGGTGCACTGCGTATTCTTTACAAGACGGCTCTGTGTAGGGACATGCCTTGGGTGTTTAAGCCCCGTTTCTGGTATTACACGGAGGACCTCAATGTGCGCATGCGCCGCCAGGTCAATATGGATGAAGTTGATCTCTCCTCTCAGCCATACACCGAAGACGATCTCAAGTATTACCAGGAGTTGCAGCATTACGGACTCTCGATTGATGATACGGGTCAGAACGGTTCGTTCCGTTTCATTCACCTGTTTGGCTCGCATCCACCTTACACTCTTGATCGTAACGTTGAGCGCACTGAGGATCCAAGCAAGCAAAACGTTGACGAGCAAACCATTGCATCTTATCGAATTGTTGAAGCATACATTGCTGAGCTTAAGCGTTTGGGTGTATATGAGAACACGTCTTTTATCATTACTGCTGACCACGGTGATTGGTATTTGACGGACAATGATATTCAAACGCCTTCAAATCCAGTTATTATGTACAAGCCTGCAGGCCAAACTGCTGAAGAAGCTGCTCAGCCTATGCAGATTTCTGACGCACCTGTCTGGCACTATGACATTTTGGCCCAAACTCTGAAGGATATGGGTGTTGACCAGCAGACGCTCTCCAACTACACTACACCTCTCGATGAGGTCCATGAGGGAGATGTTCGTCCTCGCTACTACATCGAGACGCTCTCCAATGGCAAGCGCGATATTTTTGTCAGGGAGTTTGTCATCAACGGCAATGCTAATGACATGAATGACTGGAGTCTTACGGGTAACGAATGGCGCGTTGACCCCTGGCATGATTAATTAGGCTGTCCTCTAGCAATAAGCCCTGGCGAGAAACCCAGCTAATCGCACTATCCATCCACAAGAAAAGCCGTGTCTTTGTGACGCGGCTTTTCTTGTGGGAATTTATGTGAGCGAGCTTGTAAAGCGGAGTTCAACGATAAGTTGGAGCGACTACGGCATAATCCATGCCGGTAAACCATCAGAGAAAATGCGTGCTAGAGGATATGCCTCTTCAATGGTCAATGTAGCAACAACGCGATAAGGACCTTCTGCTTGTATGTCAAAGACTAGTGCAAGGGGTTTCTCGCCATCAGTGGTAGGAAGTGCAAGGTAGATGCAGTGTTTGGAGGGATTGTAGAGCTCAACCGCTATACGCCAGCCACGCTTTGCAGCGCGAAGAGCATTCTGAACCAGAGGTGAGTCGGTATCAAATCCGCGTTCTGAATCAAAGAGTGGGGTAGTGTGAGTTGAGACAGGTAGCGAGAAGTCAGTATCGGCGTGCATGAGCTGCTGCTCGTTCTTTCTGTATACATACGCTGCGGAAAGACAAGCCTGTGCCGCCTGAAGAGATGGTGCGTCACTTAGATAAGCGGTACTGAGTGCATGCCAATCGGAGATAGGAGCCTCGTGCATGACCACGTCAATTGGGTTGATAGGCAGCGCTTTTTCTGCTGCAGGAAGCTTCTCCCAAGAGGCAATGCTGGATTTTGGCAGTCCGCGGTACGCGTCAACCGCTTGATCGTGCAGTTCATCAGCGGAAACACTAAGCTCTAAAAGTATCCAGGGACGCAGAGCTCCGCGTCGAGACTTGCGAATGGTAGCAGTAATAACCTCGTCTGTCTGGGGTTTCTTGTAGCGCGTGTTAAACGTAAAGATCCCACCGGTAGAAATGAGCGAGCGAGAAGCCTTGGCCAGTTCAAAGTCTTCCTCGAGCTGCTGGACGACATTGGCATCGACAGGGGCCATTTGATACAAAATGCCAAGAAGCTCATTGCTGATGTGCAATTCTTCTTCGAAGTTGGAAGGATATGCTGTGGTTGTAACAGGAGTTTCTACCTGTATTGATACTTGATCGGAATTCTTTGGTTCAGGTGCAACTGCTGAAGAGGACTTTGCTGTGGAGTTAAAGGCCTTCTGTACCACAGAAGGTGTCGCTTCGAGCTTCTTCTCTTCGTCAGAGCCGTCGTAGGGGTTGTAGGTAACTGTGAGCGAGATGGTTGGCTCAGGCGCTATGGGTTCCGGAGCTTCAGTTGCAGGCTCAAGTTCAGGCTCTGGGGCTGCGACGAAGTCGGACTCTTCTATCTTTGGATTTGTGGACTCAGGCTCAAGTTCAGGCTCTGGGGCCGCGACGTTGTTGGACTCCTGCTGGGGTACTTCCTTTGTAGAAACTTCAACTTCAGTGACTTCTGGCACAACAACTTCAGGCTCTTCTGCTTCTGTTTGAGTCTCTGCTACCAGGCGCTTAGGCTTGAGGGCGCGAATGGACTTTGCTCCACGGCGACGCTTCCAAGGTTTGCCGTTATTTTGAGCTTCAACGTTTTTCTCGCCAGCAGCAAGAGCAGCTTCAAAGGCATCAAAGGTTAAAAGCGTTGCGTAGATATAACCTTTTTTGAACGCCGTGATTTTGATGAAATCAGGACATGCTTCCATGAGTGTACGAATGTCATCAAAACCAAAATCTTGCGGGGCAAGGTCATCCTCAATAAGGATGCCCTCAACGGTAGAAAGGGGAGTCTGCTTAGAGATGCCGATGGTATTCTTTAGTAGTTTATACAGGTAGAGGGCGTATTCTTGTTTTATAACAGCCATGATGCTCCTGAGATAGTAGTTAATGGACTACATACTACTCGATTTTGAACAGACAAAGATACTGATTACGCACAGAAAGTCGCAATATGTAACGTAAAGAAGCGGCTGGACTGATAGAATAAAGCTAGATTGAGGGGAGGCCATATGATTGGTCGTTTTATTAAAAGAGCTGCGGTTAGAGCTGCAGGTTTAGTAATTACTCAGTATGCCGCAAAGGCAGCGCTTCAATCTGAGGCTGGAAGAAAGTTACTGGCCACAACGGCTTCTAAGGCCGCTAACTTAGCTGGTAATATTGCTAAGGAGCAGATTGCGGCTGGTTTTAATGCTCATGTGAAACCAGCACTTCCAAGTGCTGATTCTAT is a window of Lancefieldella parvula DSM 20469 DNA encoding:
- a CDS encoding SDR family NAD(P)-dependent oxidoreductase, which translates into the protein MTFDFTGKLVLVTGGSAGIGAEISKGIVAGGGHVIVCSRHEDTGRKFVEELGEGNYFYPMDISDAEGVKKTVAQILEERGDVNVLINCAGRISSVPFAEVDDEEWNKTINTNLTGTYNVTHALWQHFIKRGGARIVNVSSVAGKIGGGLLGTVAYASSKAGMNGFTKAIAKEGGKYGISCNAVCPSFTITDMTTALSNDEEKYKKVVGIIPLGRPAQASEPAQMVLFFASDAASFVNGEVGDCDGGIVMD
- a CDS encoding 2-keto-3-deoxygluconate permease produces the protein MATKDPISIQHPFKALGRIPGANILIPLLLGVFMNTFFPEVFPTLGSFTAAMTVKGTAALVGAFMLCVGATISFKSAPKAALRGAIIITSKVVFCVALGLAVLFFLNDNLLGLSSMVILAACSGANNSMYAGLMADYGNEYEQGAVAITTLVVGPPVTMLALGATGQSPINWSLLGAVLPIILGILLGNFFPSMKKMLTNALPAIIVMTFFAMGTTMKFDSLIMAGPAGILLGVICSVCGGFINYFVDRATGGSGIAGVAISSCAGANALTPAAMAEANPALYGGAALATANAQVAAAVIVTAILTPLITGYVAEHFAKKDNTSEEVVEAA
- a CDS encoding AraC family transcriptional regulator; the encoded protein is MQANLQELKKTYSRQTYSVFSINRQQKIADSQVTFSLAHSVFIIPIFGAAEITIGGEEFICEGTTVVHAPAGQTVSYRTLYGRSFDHVNIYYDGVQDDVTSPIFNAYAFDPQGFDRILNKTLDLEKLNTTPSLDNRVAQIVNGTELIKSMFLLTNSQKVQESMADARTYIELHFANPITIPDLAKRCGMSTQRFSNNFVQTFGVRPMTFIIAKRLDHAKQLLQSGLSVRETSEAVGYNDPFYFSRLYKKHMGVTPQDVHDRYEGNILIK
- a CDS encoding YidC/Oxa1 family membrane protein insertase, which gives rise to MEQLAHVFSLIVQPAYDLTGSWWAAIFLFTFATKIILMPLALWTQQNSIVMVRLMPETFRLKTRYFGDKETIEERSNELNKKAGYHPLLSLIPLAIQVVILFGLVDVIHGITDSGAPGTEFLGMTPIIDGGITWIMPLAAALSSVALGLASNKLNPLQREQSRAEKNTTNGLSIAMSLVLAVYVVCGMAFYWVCSNLLSILVQIVCNIIIDPRKQVDYEDLNAARDEFEAMDAATKSTHKWFQRDPHAAREKEDYKRFFDTIGKHLVFYSESSGFYKYFQGAIEWLLANSDICVHYVTSDPNDQVFELAKQQPRLIPYYLGQRRLITLFMKLDADVVVTSLGDLESSYMKRSYVRKDAEYMYMCHHMTSMTVTSTRNEYTYYDDVLCVGPHQQHDLELVEKYYGTPSKRKPAIGYDLLDRSIQNYQKQNLGQRKPGEKPLLLIGPSWQYDNLMDSCLDGILKQLMGRGWRIVVRPHPEYLKRYPARMEEILARYADADPEELSFETDFSSNTSVLSADLLFTDWSSVAEEFSFTTLKPSVFIDTAMKENNPDWSKIHSDPCDITLRNQIGRSFDPKDLSGLGDAVAQMLEETDSWSHKIEEIRNNMIFNLGHGGEAAGKFILERVLAHQEEAAEQGDAAGANTTSKKSDAVEADAADKGNVAAIDEVTTTIDEDGVSRD
- a CDS encoding membrane protein, whose protein sequence is MIKATTSTKRNSHSSAAQRRATFLHAVFYLAVLTFAWWALLPATAQAYVDPSVMTYTIQALAAVVVALSAVLGVAFRRSRKVLFRMLKIDENADKIVEGAVHKVDAKGAQAADAQMRETLAAEAIRIKERKEGTLKPKGRIGVAFTVSFFTVFTILVVAPLELVANSARDLSFNLNDVAGPVIIAGLVLTLILTVFLSLLRKRLFNVAVALVGAVGFAAYIQVVFMNGGMPLADGHEVIWSNFTKKMVISGFVWLVIIAGSAVFSIIRARQFRTGLLVTSVALVIVQAVGVASLWGPSIAASIDANPENYQVVATREGLHSVSSKKNVVVFVLDTTDTAFVQRLYDEQPETFAGLTGFTWYRNSAGSMIPTRYGVPSLLFGTRPQPGENFNEFVYNWAQSDQYLRDIQNAGFEAGLYTDQLNYDRYRGTAQKYSVNYHPPVGRGLDNQLDVFGALRILYKTALCRDMPWVFKPRFWYYTEDLNVRMRRQVNMDEVDLSSQPYTEDDLKYYQELQHYGLSIDDTGQNGSFRFIHLFGSHPPYTLDRNVERTEDPSKQNVDEQTIASYRIVEAYIAELKRLGVYENTSFIITADHGDWYLTDNDIQTPSNPVIMYKPAGQTAEEAAQPMQISDAPVWHYDILAQTLKDMGVDQQTLSNYTTPLDEVHEGDVRPRYYIETLSNGKRDIFVREFVINGNANDMNDWSLTGNEWRVDPWHD